The Phycisphaeraceae bacterium genome segment CGTCATCCAGTTCGATGGCGATTGATCCGTCCGTCGGCCCCAGCGCCTCGATGGCCTCGATGGCTTCCACGACTTCCAGCGCGTCCGGCTTCAGCTCGATCGCCGCGTCCGCGCCCGGCGTCGACTCGTCAGCCAGCGGCACGTTGAGATCATCGTCGTCCGCCGTCGTCGGCTGGATCGTCGCCGGCGGCGCGACGGGGGTTCTCGCCTCGATCGACACCCCCCACGACGCCGCCACGCGCTCGGCGAGCAGCCGGTAGTCGATGGCGCCGGCGCACCACGGCGCGTAGTCGAAGATGGTCTGCCCGAAACTCGGCGCCTCGGCCAGCTTGATGTTGCGGCGAATGGCCGGCTCCAGGACGCGGCAGTCGCGCCAGGGCACGTCCTGGCCGCGGGCCTGCTCGAAGAAGTTCTCCAGATCCGCCACGATCTCGCGCGAAAGCGTGGTATTGGCCTCGTGGGCGCAGAGCACGATGCCGCTCACCCGCAGGTCGGGATTGACGTTCTCACACACCAGCCCGACCGTCTCCAGCAGTTTGCCCACGCCCTGCAGGGGCAGGAAGTGGGCCTGCATGGGCACCAGCACCTCGCGGGCCACCGCCAGCGCGTTGAGCGTGAGCAGCCCCAGCGAGGGCGGACAGTCGAACATCACCACGTCGTACCGATCCAGCACGTGACGAAGCTTGTTGCCCAGCACGAACTCGCGCCCCGGGCGGGTGGAGAGCTCCAGCTCCGCG includes the following:
- a CDS encoding ParA family protein; the encoded protein is MRPTSHDRTDGPRRIALMNQKGGVGKTTTTVNLGAAFAELGLRVLLVDLDPQAHLTLHLGIEPSERPTVYDLLVEPPVKANDVIVRVRENLDVLPAETDLAGAELELSTRPGREFVLGNKLRHVLDRYDVVMFDCPPSLGLLTLNALAVAREVLVPMQAHFLPLQGVGKLLETVGLVCENVNPDLRVSGIVLCAHEANTTLSREIVADLENFFEQARGQDVPWRDCRVLEPAIRRNIKLAEAPSFGQTIFDYAPWCAGAIDYRLLAERVAASWGVSIEARTPVAPPATIQPTTADDDDLNVPLADESTPGADAAIELKPDALEVVEAIEAIEALGPTDGSIAIELDDAVAALSPEPGAVASDSGADEHRSNHTNEAA